The following DNA comes from Alkalibaculum bacchi.
TCGTTTATAAGATTTATTTATAGAGTCCTTTTCTGTGAGCCTTTAGATAATCGCAATTAAACTCATCTTGATCTAGTAAAGTAGTCGAAGCAATCAAGGAACCCATCATTTCTTTATCCGTTGGATCTAAGACATATCCATCCATTCCAACTGCCATGATTTGGACAGCAAATAATCTATTTAAGACTTTTCGATTTGGCAATCCAAAGGAAATATTACTGAGCCCACATGTGAAGTGTACATCTGGAAATTCCGACTTAATTTGCTTAATCGCCTCTAATACTTCGATTCCTGCTGTACTAATGCTACTAACTGGCTTTATTAGAGGATCAAAGTAAATATCGTCGTCTGGCACACCAGCTTTTGTAAGCTTATGATATAAATTACGAGCTACCTTTACACGGTCTTCTGCTGTTTCAGGCATTCCAGTACTATCCATACAAAGTGCAACTACTTTTGCTTTATGCTTCAACATAATAGGTAATATGGAATCAAATCGATCATCTTCATCACTTATAGAGTTTAACATTGGCTGATCGTATTTACAAAGAGCCAATCCTGCATCTAAAACAGCTGCATCTGGACTATCAATACAAAGAGGTGCCTCTACTTGCTCTTGTATACAATTGACAAGCCAAGTCATTACTTCTGCTTCATTGTTGACCATTGTACCACAATTTACGTCAATATAATCTGCTCCTGCGTCGTATTGTTCTTGTGCTAATTTTTTAATAAAATCTGCATCTTTATTTAAGACTGCTTCTTTTACAGCTTTTCTACTTGTGTTGATTAATTCTCCCACAATAAGCATGGTCATAACCTCCTGGACATTTGTTAAGCGTGTGCTTTTTCACTCAATAAGGAATCACATAATTCAACTGCAGCAGCAGCATCTTCACCGTACCCATCAGCACCTACTTGATCTGCAAACTCTTGACTAATTGGGGCTCCACCGATCATGATCTTAACTTTATCTCGAACACCCTTTTCTTGTAAGAAATCAATAGTCTCTTTAATATTCATCATTGTAGTCGTTAACAATGCAGACATACCGATGATATCAGGTTTTTGTTCTTCTATTGCCTTAAGAAAATCTTCTGGTTCTATATCTGTTCCTAAGTCTATAACGGTATATCCGCTACTCTCTAACATCATACCTACTAAGTTCTTACCGATATCATGAAGGTCCCCTTTAACTGTTCCCGTAACAATGACACCTTTCGTTACTAAATCGCCCTCTTTAATATGCTCTTTTAAAAGTTCCATACCAATATTCATCGTCTTAGCAGATTTCATAACTTCAGGAACAAACATTTCACCTGTTTTAAACAAAGGCGTTACGAGATTCATACCTCCTATTAAACCTTCATTTATAATATCCATTGGCTTAGCGCCATCATCCATTGCTTTGTTAACAAGACCTTTAACTTTTTTAAACTCTCCATCAAGAACACATTGAGCGATATTTTCAAATTTAGACATATTATAATCCTCCTCTAATTAAACAATAATTTTTGTATTACAGTAATTCATTAAAAATCTATACGCTTGTAGCTTCGCCTATTAAATATTCGCCAGGTAAATATTTACTTTCATCTAAATCTTCTTTAATATCATTGTAAAATTCCATAGGGTCTTCAGGTATTTCGTCTAATTCTCTAGCCATAATATCAAGATATTTATTGTCTCTCTTATCTGCAGAAACTTTGCCATCTGCTATACCCTTTTTAAGTCCTTCAACTGCTAATTGAGCTGCTAATTTTGTTCTCAAGAAAGGATTTTGTTCTTTAACTAATTCTTTACTGATATCAAATACAAAATCAGGTCTAAGTACATAAGCATGAACGTCTAAAGGAGAGTCAGACTCTACTAATAAATCTCTAAATTGTACATTCATGCCTTGTTTCGTTGCTTCATTCATTAATCTACAGTCGTAAATTAATTGTTCCATTGATACGATTGGTGCGTAATCAGATAATAGTTTTACTTGTTGTACCGATTCATTACTCCAAAGATCCGCCACAGCTGCTGAAATATTACCAACTGGACTAAAGTGTGCACATGCTGCAGATTTTCCTTCCGCAGATATTGGTGTACCTGTTATTGCTTTAATATATGGACCTGCGTATTCACAGTCTTTACTAGGTCCTACTGCACCCATTTCGTAAGCTACTAAAGCTCTAGATGCGGTAGCAACACGTACTACTGCTGCAAAAGATTTAGGTATAAATCCTCTTTCTGCAAGTACCATAGCTGTATTAGCAAATCCACAAGAGGAATCTCCAGCTGCATAACAATTATTGCGATCTGCAATATCAACTAAATGTCCCCATAAGAATTCCATATCTCTTGCCGCTAATACGCCTAAGGAGAAGATTACTTGTTTGATTTCCGCATTGACTAATGCATCATCATGTAATTCTTTTCCGCCTGTTGACTCTATAGAAAGGAAATCTGCTCCATCTCTAGCACAGCCTTCAAATGCTTCTATCATACCATCCCAGTATTTTCCACTTCTCATTACAGGAGGACGACTCATTTCTCTTGTATCGTTAAGAGTAGCGCGTAATGCTGTTTTTAGACCATATTTATCTGCATATTCTTTCATAATATCTAAGATGATGCGATTGACTTCAATACCCCATTTAGGATTCTCTGTAAAGTTTACTAATGTTTCTAATTCTAGAACCACACCTGGTGCATAAAGTTCATGAGCTCTTTTTAAAGCGCCATTTATAATGTCTGCATAAATTTTGTATGCATCTTTTACTGAATTTTCATCGATATTCATTCCTGGAAGAGTAAAGTTTAATTCAGGATAAATGGTGCCTCCACCAATGACGAGACCGCTTTTTGTAGTAACTGGATTAGGGCAAGAACCGTACACAAAATCATTTAAATCCTTATAAGCTAACTGTGTAAAACTCTTTTTCATATTGATTCCTCCATATAAATTAAATTATATTAACAAGTTTCTGTTGATACCATATAACCAGATGATTCGATAATCTTTCTAAAGAGACGTTCACCAATGTTCTTAGTTTCTCCAGAAATGGTTCCTAATCTTACTATACTGTACCCAATTATAGGTTCTAATAAGTCTAAAATCATCTGCTGCAGCTCACCTGCATAAATAACATCTCCTACAAGGTACTCTCTGTTCTCAAAATGTCTTCCCACGATTGCCATGCCCTTTTGACAAGCTCCAATAACTTTTATTGCATCTTCTTTTGATGGGTTGGACTGGACAAAATGATTTAGTAAATTTATAACCTCATCTTCTTCAAGTTCGCTTACTAATTGTGTTATTAACTTAAAATTCATAAAGATACCTTCCCCTTGTCTCATAGGCGTTGTAGCTAAAACATTTTTTAAAAGCCAGATATGGATTCTGCAGGCCTGCATTTCTTATTGGCTTTCCTACACCACCTCCAAAATTTTGTATTTCACTATAAGTATATAACTTCTTTCTATACTTATATAATACTCTCCTTCAATTCCTAAGTCGATGGAGGATATCAATACATTCTGGTACTCCATCACTTTGAAGTTTTCGCAAATTGTACTATTTCAACAATTTCTGGTAATTTTAAGGTGGTCAGGTGGTCAGCAAATATGCGACTTACGTCGCAGTGAACAATGAATATGGAACAATAAGCAATGAATAATATAAATGCTAAATAAATAGTCGCATATTTGTACTGTTCCATGTTCAGTGTTCAGTGTTCAGTGTTCAGTGTTCATTGAAGGTTTTTACATTTTGTTATAGTACTAGGTAAGTTAGAACTATTATATAGTTTGTGTACTAATAGATCCTTCGCTTCGCTCCAGGATGACCTAAGCAAGGGCTTGGGTCTTTACCTCGCCTTTAAGCGAGTTTGGTTTTCCTTTCCGCATTCCGCTTTCAGCTTTTGAAGTTTTCCCGTCCAACCAAAAAAAGCCAAAACTCCATCTGATGAAATTTTGGCTTTTACATTTACTTTCCTATTAAATTATCTACAAGATCAATAGTCTCAAACAAATCTTTTGCGTAGCCATGAGCACCAATGGCTTTGGCATAGTCGTGGGTAACAGGCCCTCCTCCTACTATGACTTTTACCTTCTCGTCTAAACCTTCTTCTCGAATCTTATTCATGACTTCTCTTTGAGAACCCATAGTTGTCGTAAGAAGAGCAGAAAGAGCTAGGATATCTGGCTCATATTTATAAATAGCGTCAATAAAACCCTCTACAGGAACATCAATCCCTAAATCTATTACAGTATAACCTGCACTTTCTAAAAGCATTGCCACCAAATTTTTACCGATATCATGAAGATCTCCTGCTACGGTACCTATTACAATGACGCCCCTGGAATAACGGTGTTCGCGACACAGGACTGTTCTTAAGATATATAAGCCTGCGTGCATAGCACGTGAAGCTCTTAATACTTCTGGTACAAAATTTTCCCCTGTTCGAAAGCTCTTACCAATTTCGTTCATAGGCTCAACTAAACCCTTTTCAATAATCCTCTCTGGATTAATTCTTTGATGTAAGGCAAACTCTGCTTTTTCTTTTACTAATTGAGCATTACCATTGATTACTCCCATTTGAATCTCTTTGATAATGTCTTCTACCAATCCGTTTCGCCCTCCTAACTTTGCTTTCTATACTGAGTAGGCGTGATTCCTATTTTTCGACGAAAAACTTTTGTAAAATAACTAGGATCACTGTAACCTAGCTTTTCTGCAATATCTTCTACTGAAATCCCAGGGATACGTAGCAGTCTTTTTGCTTCCTCCAATTTGACCTTTGTAACGTATTCCATAATGGTCATTCCTTGATCATCTTTAAAGATTTTGCTTGCATAATTAGGACTTAAAAAGACGGCATCGCAAATTTCCTCTAAAGAGAGATTCTCTTGATAATTTTCTAGTATATAATCTTTAATACCTCGAATAGCTAAACGATTGCTCGCATTAGAATTATTTTTTATAGCCTGTAGAAATAAATCAAAGGTTTTAATAGCTGCTAAATCGATTTCTTCTTTGGTTTCATAACAACCTACATCCTTTAAAAAAGTAGAGCTAATATCCAAGGCTTCGTTTAAGTCCGCCCCTCCATCTACAGAAGCTCTTGAAAGGATTACTCCTAGTTCCAGAACTCGTGCTTTGATCTTGTTTATTTTAGCTGCGCCTTTAAGGAAGATATCGGCTAGAAGTGTTTGATATATGTTCTTGGCTCCCTCAAAGTCTCCTAGTTTTATTTTGCTGACTAAGTCTCGCTCTTTCTCTAAAGAATAATTAAGACTTATACTTTGTATGCTAAGTTTTTCTTCTAAACTCTTTCTATTTTGTATTTCTTCATTTAATAAGGATTGCTGCAATGCCATCTCCTGTTTTTGTTTCTGATTTTCATATCCATATTTCATAATATTATTTGCCGTAACGTAAAGTAAATCTGCAGCACCTTGAACTTTTTCTACGGTGAGAACTTTTAATTCCTTTGCTGCATCTATAAGCTCATAAAAATCAACTGTTAGCTCTTTATTCATCTGTCTTAGTTCAATCCAAAAGAATTCCTCTGGCTCCCACATGAGTACTTGACCACAAATAATCGTTCCTAAATGTTGTCCATTAATAATAATAGGAGCTGCCCATTCTATTAATCCAGCAGGGCACCTAAATATATAGGGTTCTCCAAAAATTGCTGCTTGTTTCCCCGCTCTTTCGTAGGCACCTTTACAGCGCTTAAGACCTTTTTCTCTTTCCTTTTCCCATATGATGCGACAAAATCTACAGCTCTTTTGGGCATCTTCTCTTGAAAAAATGGACCGTCCTTGTATATCTACAATATTTGCTGTTAAATCTGTAGCTTTAGTAAAAGCATTTAAGATTTTTATTAAGAGCTCTTTGTCTACGATATCTAGCAACTGAGCTCTCTTTGATAGCTTTGCTTGTTGGCTTTTATCTGTCATAGTTCGAACTCCTCCTTATGAATGAGTCTTGATATGAAAAGAATATATATATAGTATAACATTACTAATCTATAAAATTTTGTATATTTATATATTATTTTTTTAAAAAAACTCTTAAACTTATTAAATCCAACCATATATGAATACAAAATTATTTTATAGCTTTCATAACACTAGAAAAAATCTCGGTTTCAATTCAATTGTTTCAAACAAGATCTTAGGGTATAATACATGAAGACAATTTAATGTTTTACGACGAAAGAGGAGATAAATATGTTAACATTAGATAAAATATACCACGCTTCCTATATATTAAAGAATATTGTCAGGCCAACAGATCTAATTAGGGCTTCTAATATACGACCAGATAGTAAACTATATCTTAAAACAGAAAATTTGCAAATTACAGGTTCTTTCAAAATTAGGGGAGCATACTATAAGATTTCACAACTCACACAAGAAGAAAAGTCAATGGGCGTGGTGGCTTGTTCTGCAGGTAATCACGCCCAAGGCGTAGCCTTAGCCGCATCTAAAAGTGGCATTAAATCTCTAATCTGTATTCCAGATAGCGCCCCAATATCAAAGGTAGAAGCCACGAAGAACTTTGGAGCGGAGGTTTGTCTTGTAGAAGGAACTTATGATGATGCTTATAGTAGGGCATTAGAAATGCAAAAAGAAACTGGAGCCACTTTTATACATCCTTTTGAAGATGATTTAGTCATTGCAGGTCAAGGAACCATAGGGCTAGAAATACTAGAAGAAATTCCTGATGCAGATGCAGTAATCATCCCTATTGGAGGAGGGGGACTTATTAGTGGCGTTTCTTTCGCCATCAAATCCCTAAACCCCAATATAAAAATATATGGGGTACAAGCTGCTGGAGCCCCATCTATGATTAATTCCAGAGCAGAACACGAAATACAAACCCTTCAATCCGTCAATACCATTGCCGATGGTATTGCTGTAAAAACACCTGGACAGACTACATTTAATCTTTGTGAAAAGTACGTAGACGAAATCGTCACTGTGACAGATGATGAAATTTCAACGGCAATACTTACTCTAATTGAAAAGCAAAAATTAGTAGCAGAAGGGGCTGGAGCTGTCTCTGTCGCTGCTGCACTCTTTAATAAAGTTCCCATAGAAGGTAAAAAAGTAGTTTGTTTAATATCTGGAGGTAATATCGACGTGACCATCCTATCCCGAGTGATTGATCGAGGACTTCAAAAAGCTGGACGACTCGTAACATTAAATATCAAATTAATAGACAAACCAGGGCAATTAAGAGATGTATCTAAAATCATTGCAGATTTAGGTGGAAATGTGGTATCGGTAAATCACGATAGAACCGATGCCAATGTAGATATAAACTCTTGCTTCCTACGAATCTCCCTAGAAACAAGAGATCGAGATCATGTAATGGAAATAAAAAATGAACTCATGAAAGAGGG
Coding sequences within:
- a CDS encoding cobalamin B12-binding domain-containing protein codes for the protein MVEDIIKEIQMGVINGNAQLVKEKAEFALHQRINPERIIEKGLVEPMNEIGKSFRTGENFVPEVLRASRAMHAGLYILRTVLCREHRYSRGVIVIGTVAGDLHDIGKNLVAMLLESAGYTVIDLGIDVPVEGFIDAIYKYEPDILALSALLTTTMGSQREVMNKIREEGLDEKVKVIVGGGPVTHDYAKAIGAHGYAKDLFETIDLVDNLIGK
- a CDS encoding methyltetrahydrofolate cobalamin methyltransferase, translating into MLIVGELINTSRKAVKEAVLNKDADFIKKLAQEQYDAGADYIDVNCGTMVNNEAEVMTWLVNCIQEQVEAPLCIDSPDAAVLDAGLALCKYDQPMLNSISDEDDRFDSILPIMLKHKAKVVALCMDSTGMPETAEDRVKVARNLYHKLTKAGVPDDDIYFDPLIKPVSSISTAGIEVLEAIKQIKSEFPDVHFTCGLSNISFGLPNRKVLNRLFAVQIMAVGMDGYVLDPTDKEMMGSLIASTTLLDQDEFNCDYLKAHRKGLYK
- a CDS encoding B12-binding domain-containing protein gives rise to the protein MNFKLITQLVSELEEDEVINLLNHFVQSNPSKEDAIKVIGACQKGMAIVGRHFENREYLVGDVIYAGELQQMILDLLEPIIGYSIVRLGTISGETKNIGERLFRKIIESSGYMVSTETC
- a CDS encoding cobalamin B12-binding domain-containing protein, whose translation is MSKFENIAQCVLDGEFKKVKGLVNKAMDDGAKPMDIINEGLIGGMNLVTPLFKTGEMFVPEVMKSAKTMNIGMELLKEHIKEGDLVTKGVIVTGTVKGDLHDIGKNLVGMMLESSGYTVIDLGTDIEPEDFLKAIEEQKPDIIGMSALLTTTMMNIKETIDFLQEKGVRDKVKIMIGGAPISQEFADQVGADGYGEDAAAAVELCDSLLSEKAHA
- a CDS encoding methyltransferase MtaB domain-containing protein, with product MKKSFTQLAYKDLNDFVYGSCPNPVTTKSGLVIGGGTIYPELNFTLPGMNIDENSVKDAYKIYADIINGALKRAHELYAPGVVLELETLVNFTENPKWGIEVNRIILDIMKEYADKYGLKTALRATLNDTREMSRPPVMRSGKYWDGMIEAFEGCARDGADFLSIESTGGKELHDDALVNAEIKQVIFSLGVLAARDMEFLWGHLVDIADRNNCYAAGDSSCGFANTAMVLAERGFIPKSFAAVVRVATASRALVAYEMGAVGPSKDCEYAGPYIKAITGTPISAEGKSAACAHFSPVGNISAAVADLWSNESVQQVKLLSDYAPIVSMEQLIYDCRLMNEATKQGMNVQFRDLLVESDSPLDVHAYVLRPDFVFDISKELVKEQNPFLRTKLAAQLAVEGLKKGIADGKVSADKRDNKYLDIMARELDEIPEDPMEFYNDIKEDLDESKYLPGEYLIGEATSV
- the ilvA gene encoding threonine ammonia-lyase, which translates into the protein MLTLDKIYHASYILKNIVRPTDLIRASNIRPDSKLYLKTENLQITGSFKIRGAYYKISQLTQEEKSMGVVACSAGNHAQGVALAASKSGIKSLICIPDSAPISKVEATKNFGAEVCLVEGTYDDAYSRALEMQKETGATFIHPFEDDLVIAGQGTIGLEILEEIPDADAVIIPIGGGGLISGVSFAIKSLNPNIKIYGVQAAGAPSMINSRAEHEIQTLQSVNTIADGIAVKTPGQTTFNLCEKYVDEIVTVTDDEISTAILTLIEKQKLVAEGAGAVSVAAALFNKVPIEGKKVVCLISGGNIDVTILSRVIDRGLQKAGRLVTLNIKLIDKPGQLRDVSKIIADLGGNVVSVNHDRTDANVDINSCFLRISLETRDRDHVMEIKNELMKEGYSFSIN
- a CDS encoding PocR ligand-binding domain-containing protein, which codes for MTDKSQQAKLSKRAQLLDIVDKELLIKILNAFTKATDLTANIVDIQGRSIFSREDAQKSCRFCRIIWEKEREKGLKRCKGAYERAGKQAAIFGEPYIFRCPAGLIEWAAPIIINGQHLGTIICGQVLMWEPEEFFWIELRQMNKELTVDFYELIDAAKELKVLTVEKVQGAADLLYVTANNIMKYGYENQKQKQEMALQQSLLNEEIQNRKSLEEKLSIQSISLNYSLEKERDLVSKIKLGDFEGAKNIYQTLLADIFLKGAAKINKIKARVLELGVILSRASVDGGADLNEALDISSTFLKDVGCYETKEEIDLAAIKTFDLFLQAIKNNSNASNRLAIRGIKDYILENYQENLSLEEICDAVFLSPNYASKIFKDDQGMTIMEYVTKVKLEEAKRLLRIPGISVEDIAEKLGYSDPSYFTKVFRRKIGITPTQYRKQS